The Corallococcus silvisoli genomic interval CTGGCGTCCAGCGCATCCCAGTCGTACGCGAGCAGCAGGCCGCCCGGCTTGTGCGCGTCCAGCAGCTCCGACAGCTTCTTCGCCGTGTGCAGCTCCACGGGGCGGTGCTGCGTCCAGAGCACCCGCGCCGGGTCCTCGAACGTCACCGTGTACTGGCGGAAGGCCACGGCTACGGAGTCCTTGTGGCCGTGCGCGGTGCCGCTCACGCGCTTCTCCGTCACGATGCCCTGCACCAGGAGCGGCGTGGGCGGCGGGTCGTACACCCCCGACAGGGCCAGGCGCACCCGCACCAGGTCCGGCTTGCTGAACGCGGTGAAGAGCGCCGCGTCCGCCTTCTCCAGCGACGTCCAGAACGACAGCGTGCAGCGGAAGCCGGTGGGCGTCATCCGCAGCGAGAAGTCCCGCACCTGTCCGCCGGGAATCGGGAACGCCTGCTCGCCCGCGGTGACGGTCAGCTCCAGCTTCAGCTTTTCGGAGAAGGGGAGCGTCATGCCGTCCTCACCGGGCCTTCGCCTGGACCTCCTCGCGGGTGAGGGCCCCCCGGGCCTCCAGCGCGTCCATCATCGCGCGCATCACCCGGGCCTGCTGCGCCACCATGCGCTCCAGGTCCGCCACCTGCTGCGTGAGGGCCTCCACCCTCGACGCCAGCTCCAGGTCTCGCGCGGGCGCCGGGGCCTGGGCACGCGGGGGTGGGGGAGGCGGCGGCTCCGACTGCGGCGGGGCCAGCTCGAAGGTGGCCTCCTCCATGCCGAAGCTCAGCGGCGTGGCGGCCGTGGAGGTGACCTCGCCGTGGTAGTGGTGCCGGATGGCGCGCTCGATGGAGGACGCGGTCGCCACCACCACCTGGAGCTTCTGGCCGGAGTGGAACGCCAGCTCCTGGAGGGACTCCACGTTGGTGGGATCCGAGGTCGCGACGGTGAGCGTCTTGGTCCCGGGCTCGTAGGCGATGGGGAAGACGGTGTAGCGCTCGGCGATGT includes:
- a CDS encoding GspE/PulE/PilB domain-containing protein, which translates into the protein MNPPSSVPPGPGPNRKRRLGEILMDAGLLTESQLRTALSEQRKWGGRLGLTLVQMGYVDESSMVHALSRQLAIPTVELDVHLPVPSALQALRVDIAERYTVFPIAYEPGTKTLTVATSDPTNVESLQELAFHSGQKLQVVVATASSIERAIRHHYHGEVTSTAATPLSFGMEEATFELAPPQSEPPPPPPPRAQAPAPARDLELASRVEALTQQVADLERMVAQQARVMRAMMDALEARGALTREEVQAKAR